A single genomic interval of Streptomyces sp. 1222.5 harbors:
- a CDS encoding substrate-binding domain-containing protein, translating to MSHITSRRGLLFGTAAVSAGALLTACTSNDTDDGKAAANEQPAADDKPGKHVTIGFAGPQADHGWLNAINDNAKSRAKKYSDVSLEITEGSNDTAQQIGQIETLINKKVDVLVVLPADGKALTQVGLKAMRAGIPVVNLDRIFNSAQAYRCWIGGDNYGMGLNAGRYIGEKLKDKPNARVVELAGLDNLELTKQRTQGFDDALKNYPNIKKVARQAAEFTVESGQAKMAQLLQAQSKFDALWNHDDDQGVGALRAIQQAGRDDFLMVGGAGALSAFQAIKQDSGVLKATVLYPPTMAASAIDLARALGQGKGVGGLAEFEIPASITLYSAVVDKTNVDQYMSTGFR from the coding sequence ATGTCGCACATCACCAGTCGCAGAGGACTGCTCTTCGGGACCGCGGCGGTCTCCGCGGGAGCCCTGCTCACGGCTTGCACCAGCAACGACACCGACGACGGCAAGGCCGCCGCGAACGAGCAGCCGGCCGCCGACGACAAGCCCGGCAAGCACGTCACCATCGGCTTCGCCGGCCCCCAGGCCGACCACGGCTGGCTGAACGCCATCAACGACAACGCCAAGAGCCGGGCCAAGAAGTACTCGGACGTCTCCCTGGAGATCACCGAGGGCTCCAACGACACCGCCCAGCAGATCGGCCAGATCGAGACCCTCATCAACAAGAAGGTCGACGTCCTGGTCGTGCTGCCCGCCGACGGCAAGGCGCTCACCCAGGTCGGCCTCAAGGCGATGCGCGCCGGCATCCCGGTCGTCAACCTCGACCGCATCTTCAACTCCGCGCAGGCGTACCGCTGCTGGATCGGCGGCGACAACTACGGCATGGGCCTGAACGCCGGGCGCTACATCGGCGAGAAGCTCAAGGACAAGCCCAACGCCCGGGTCGTCGAACTCGCCGGACTGGACAACCTGGAGCTGACCAAGCAGCGCACCCAGGGATTCGACGACGCCCTGAAGAACTACCCCAACATCAAGAAGGTGGCCCGCCAGGCCGCCGAGTTCACGGTCGAGTCCGGCCAGGCCAAGATGGCGCAACTGCTCCAGGCCCAGTCAAAGTTCGACGCCCTGTGGAACCACGACGACGACCAGGGCGTGGGCGCGCTCCGGGCCATCCAGCAGGCCGGCCGGGACGACTTCCTGATGGTCGGCGGAGCCGGCGCGCTGTCCGCCTTCCAGGCGATCAAGCAGGACAGCGGCGTACTGAAGGCGACCGTCCTGTACCCGCCCACGATGGCCGCCTCCGCGATCGACCTCGCCCGCGCCCTCGGCCAGGGCAAGGGTGTCGGCGGTCTCGCCGAGTTCGAGATCCCGGCGTCGATCACGCTCTACTCGGCCGTCGTCGACAAGACCAACGTCGACCAGTACATGTCCACCGGCTTCCGGTGA
- a CDS encoding ABC transporter permease — protein sequence MTQPVSPPRDTTGKTVPTGGLPAWRGLLARADVRTLSLLGVLAALVVIGGVTKPDEFLDTRNLQLVLTQASVIGVVTVGMTFVITSGGIDLSVGAIVALASVWATTVATQEYGFAGILFTAMLVGLGCGLVNGLLIAYCGMVPFIATLAMLASARGLALQITDGKTQIVSIDGILRLGERDSYVLGVPPLVLVFAIVTIVGWLLLNRTTFGRRTVAVGGNSEAARLAGIDVRRQRLYLYLLSGLCCGIAAFLLIVLSGSGQNTNGNLYELDAIAAAIIGGTLLSGGRGTITGSVLGVLIFTTITDIFALNNLQSDVQQIAKGAIIVAAVLVQRRTASTT from the coding sequence ATGACGCAGCCCGTCTCCCCGCCCCGGGACACCACCGGCAAGACAGTGCCGACCGGCGGGCTCCCCGCCTGGCGCGGCCTGCTGGCCCGCGCCGACGTCCGCACCCTGTCGCTGCTCGGCGTGCTCGCCGCGCTCGTCGTCATCGGGGGTGTCACCAAGCCCGACGAGTTCCTCGACACCCGGAACCTGCAACTCGTCCTCACCCAGGCGTCGGTGATCGGCGTGGTCACCGTCGGCATGACCTTCGTCATCACCTCCGGCGGCATCGACCTCTCGGTCGGCGCCATCGTGGCCCTCGCCTCCGTCTGGGCGACCACCGTCGCCACCCAGGAGTACGGATTCGCGGGCATCCTGTTCACCGCGATGCTCGTCGGCCTCGGCTGCGGACTGGTCAACGGCCTGCTCATCGCCTACTGCGGGATGGTCCCCTTCATCGCCACCCTCGCCATGCTGGCCTCGGCGCGCGGTCTCGCCCTCCAGATCACGGACGGCAAAACACAGATCGTCAGCATCGACGGCATCCTCAGGCTCGGCGAGCGCGACTCCTACGTGCTCGGTGTCCCTCCGCTGGTCCTGGTGTTCGCGATCGTGACGATCGTCGGCTGGCTCCTGCTCAACCGCACCACCTTCGGCCGGCGCACCGTCGCCGTCGGCGGCAACTCCGAGGCCGCCCGGCTAGCCGGCATCGACGTCCGCCGCCAGCGGCTCTACCTCTACCTGCTCTCCGGACTGTGCTGCGGCATCGCCGCCTTCCTGCTGATCGTGCTCTCCGGCTCCGGCCAGAACACCAACGGCAACCTCTACGAACTCGACGCCATCGCGGCCGCGATCATCGGCGGCACCCTGCTCAGCGGGGGCCGCGGCACCATCACCGGCTCCGTGCTCGGCGTCCTGATCTTCACCACGATCACCGACATCTTCGCCCTGAACAACCTCCAGAGCGACGTGCAGCAGATCGCCAAGGGCGCGATCATCGTCGCCGCCGTCCTGGTCCAGCGCCGTACCGCGAGCACGACCTGA